Genomic segment of Salvia hispanica cultivar TCC Black 2014 chromosome 2, UniMelb_Shisp_WGS_1.0, whole genome shotgun sequence:
CGAAGTTTCCTCCACCCCGGATTTGAAGATGCTTCTTTGGAATAATCTTAATGAGCTTATAACTCTTGTGAAGAAACTTGCAGATGTACAATCCcagtcttttattttcttcgaTTCACCAACAAGATTTTCCTTTTCTGATATTTGAAGTTCTACTTATTAATTTGCTGATTATCTGTGCTAAAATTGTTTTAACATCAGTTtgcccttttccttttctgatGTGGATCTACATTTTTGCTTTAATTGGTTGTCTACTCACttagtcttttatttttgaaaaacaatcaCTTAGTGGAGCAGGAAAAGCCGTTATTTGCATGGAGAAGGATTAGAGAGGGTATGTACATGGCTGCAGGAGCTGAATCAGCAGtatgattgttttcaaaaacAGGCAGGTCTTACTTCATGTTATCTGTATTTCTTCTGTATCTTTTGCTCGACGTTCAGTTCTTATATCTTATATTTCTCATTGAAAGACAGAGTTGCATATGTTGAAGACTGGTTCTTTACTTCTCTCTTCTTGTTGGAAACATTATGGAATGCTTATGTTCTTAGAAGACAGCAAATTCTCGCAGCAGTATAAAGAACTATTAGACCAATATTTATCTGGTATAAAGGTAAAAGTATTTCATGTGGGCGTTATGTTTACACTGTTGCTGTTGAGAAACGTAGGCAAATTATTATCAGTCTTGAACCGGATtatgtattactccctccgtcccaaggaagatgacccattcTTTGGGCGGTAAAGgaatttatgcaactttattttgcgTGTGAAGTGGAGAAGTaatgtaagagagaggaataaATTAGGGATAAaagttttctatttttaatgggtcatcttggttgggacaaaccaaagaggaaagtgggtcatcttcgtGTGACGGAGAAAGTACCTTTTTGGCTATCTTATTGATGGTTAAAATTTGTATTACGATTTCCTTTACAGGTATTGAATCTTCAAATGTTTGAATCTCATTCATCCTTCATATTCTTATGAACATTTGCAGTTTTACGCTGAGAACCAAGCCGAGGAACCTGATATTGGCAAAAGCAGCAAACTAGAAACAGTTAATTTTTTCCTGAATTGCCTTATGCTTTTATTGGGCCGACTAAATGGTCAGCAATTTGAGAACGCAATAACAGAATCTGGGCCTCAACTTTCTGAAATTCTCATATCTCAGGTAGTGTAGTGAACTTCTATATTGAATTGTCTGCATTTCTGATCATTTAGTTTTAGTGCTATCTTGCTAGAAAGTTCCAACTGGAAATATCTCCCATTTGACTCTCGCATTACATTTGATTTATGTTAGCCTCATTTAGTGCCAATGATGTTCTACAGCTGCGATGTGCTGATGAGGACGTGATTGATGGAACTACAACCATTTTTAAAGCTGTCATCTTGAACACAAATCATATGTTATCCAGGAGAAGTCTTAGAGATGATAGACAAATAGATGCTTTTCTCCCAACATTGCTTAATCTTTTGGATGAGCAAGATGCAGCAGCAAAAGCTATTGTTAAGCTTCTTGCAGAATATTGCTCAATGTATGATCGATCAAGGGCCCATGTTGTGGTTgtgtttcatttttgttttttcttttaataatttatcttgCACAAAATCTCCGAATGTTGTTTAGcgcattttaaatttaagagTAACTCTAATTGTTATGTGACAGATGTTCAGATAGAAAGTGCCTAAATGAAGTTCTAAAGCGCATTTACTCTAAAAATTCAGTACAGAGGAGAAATGCAGTTGATGTTGTGGCATATCTCATCCATATAGCTTCTGGATCAGAGGACACACTTTCAGAGGTGGAATGGTAAGTTGGTGAATTGgtgaaatatgatttttttttcttgacttTGTATTCCTTTAATGTCGTCGTATTTCTGAATTTTCTCGTTCAGGCAAGACATTGCAAACCAGTTGTTAAAATGCTTTGGAGATGAAGATGAGGCCATACAGAATCAGGCAGCCAATTTGATTCCCAAGATTGGTTAGTTACATTAAGATAATTATAGGATTTTCAGACAAACAGTAACAGAATTGGGTAGAATTGTGCGACTTACTGACAGTAAATTGCAATTTACATAGTCATATTATTTCTCGTCAGCACATAAATAAGTTTGTCTCCTATCACTAGTGCAACAAAAAAGATTGTTAGAAGTTATTTTAACGTGCTCGTCATAATCACTTAATACTATATACTGTTGCAGATCCTCGTTATGTTTTGCCTAGGCTTGCTGAGCTAAGTTGTTCATCACATGAAAACATACAGACATCGGCGGCTATCACCCTTATAACCTTGCTAGTCAATCACAAAGAAGAATCTGACATCTTGTGCATGCTTCTTGACTGTCTCAGGTACATTGGCAGTTTGGTGATTATTGatgttagtttgttttaattcTACCCCAACTTATACTTGAGAGTAAGATTTCAGTTCAAACCGATAGGACTTCGTAGGATAAAAGGAATTTggtaaatttaaaagaataagaGAACGTCAATGTCTTATCTATACTACTGAAAGGGAGAGTTGGATGGAAAGTCAATATTGCcctttttggagggaaaataTAAAGCTATTTTGTTTACCCTTTTGgtcattttgagaaatgacAACTATTGGATAGAAAATTGGTCCAATTAAATGTTAGCTTCTCAATCAAGATTTGGAACAATTATAAtagtatgtatttttaaaattaaatttattttaatttaataactgatttattaaatattttttataatcctttagatattaaaattatcgtATGCAATcttaaaactaaatttattatttatatttaatattaaagctatatagtagtatgtaaatatatttacatttaaatttagtgtACATAATTACAGAATaagatgaaattatatatatttaaaattaaatctaacttATAAAGTTTGTATAActtcttaatataaatagtagtGTAAATTGTCGCATTATTCAAAACAACCAAgatgcataaaatattatcgtaattttaagtgataatttattttttatacgtATATGTGGCGGGAAGtaagaaatttattatatctgatattaaaaattcatttagTCTTTGGTCATGTATATCAAGTTATGCTATGGTCCGAAATTAAAcagaagaaataaataatcaactGAAGTTGATTATTTGATAATACAAATTTTTCAACTCGACTTCTCaaagaagttttaaattattcatatatttaatgtggatatgtttaatattccagaaatttttcaattaattttttttaattaggctattaaattttaatttacctTTTATTTGGACTAATGACTACCATAgcattatcaataaatatttttactcacacatattttctttatttgtatatcttaTGCTAATTAAGTCATATTCTTTGAACATAGttacacattttctttttgtccttaatttttattgtttttactccatttaaattataaattaaaattgtatagaTATTTCATTCTTTAGGAAGTTAGTAAATTCTTCATTTAGAGTTAAACAAGATAaatacatttctatttttttaaatcatcacattgattagaatttatattttctatatatttgttatattttgtattcattatttgaaaCTCTTTATGTCCTGTGCATAGCACAGgtgttaatactagtactataagaAAACTACAACCTTGTAACTAactatatttacattttcttttacagCAAACTTGCTCAAAACACAGATTCTGATGCTTCTGTTGTTACAAAAGCAGGTATGCTTAAACATCTAGAGCATACTTTTTGATATTTAACTACTTCTGGTAAAGGGCAACCGGTGCTTAGTGGTCTTTTATAGATTAGTTTTCTaccaaaaacaaagaaaaaagagagaaaacgAGAACTTCCTTTTTgcataaaatactagtactctaTTTAAAATGGAACTGCTTTTCAGGACTAACGCTGGATAGTGATAGGCTCCTCAAGTTGCTCCCAGAGTGGGCAAAACATGTAAGTTGCGTCTCCAATACAATTCAACGAACTTATGCAGTGATATTCTAGACTACATTTATCCTGTGGCTGATATCTGTAAAGATTGTATTGCACATTTTATTTGGAGCATTTGATCCTTAAGAGAGAAACCTTCACTAGCTAAAACTGACTTATGTGAGTTAGCTATGTGATAAATATCCCAAAGTGAATGACTCATTTGTTGCTTGATGTGATTCTGctatatcatatttaatacTTTGGCTGTTTCATTTGGTTggttttcaaatataatatgcTAATGTTAATTTTCAGGTTGAAGATTGGCATGTAATTGTTGGCCCTTTAGTTGACAAGATGTTAGCTGAACCATCAAATGCTGTTATCGTCAGATTCTTGAGCCATATAAGTGAATACCTGGCTGAGGCTGCGGATTTAGTCTTTAATCGACTTATATTGTATATGAGTGAACATAATGAGTGAGTAGCTTTGCATTCCAATCCTCCTGTGTTCATGCATTTCTATGTTCTTTAGATTTGTGAATGCTTGTACCTTTTCTGAGTTATAAAGCAAACAAGTGTGAGCACTAACCAGtattaattgatgaaaaatagaaaatagttACATATGGCATGTGTCATATGATCCCATTTATtactttctttctcttatgctaattaatttacaatttgttTTCTTGGGCAGTGTAAATGACTCCTATTCTAAAGGCAAAGGGGAGAGTCGGGAGACAGATTCAAACACTGAGGCTTTGAAACATGAGAATCTGTTTATTCGCCTTTGCCCGTTGCTCATAATCAGACTGCTTCCTCTAAAAGTTTTTGATGACCTCAATGCCCCTCTTGTATATGGCAAAAGTCTAAATAATTCAGAAACTCAAGGTATATGTCTCTACGTTAGAAATTGTtagccattttttttgttccatGATAGTCATCaagggggtgttcggttggcaagactaaatctcatgattaaatatgtatcatgtttggttcataagattgaccccctcaacttaatcctagatggatagtctcatgataattagtcatagcctccccctccaactaaaataatcccacaacttaatcctaaatggatagtctcatgattattagtcatgacaaccgAACGCCACCCAAGTGGataaatttcaagaaattatcAATAGAAGTTTTGGGTAGTAGTACATAATTGTGAAAGTATGTTTGATAATGGACACAAAATGGTAAGCATGGTGTTACAATATACATTTTCTGATCCAATAACACTTTCTGATTCAATAACACTTTCTGATCCAATTACACTTTCTGATTCTTGATTTCATATACATTTGTTCCCTCTTTTACATTCGCTTGCCTTATACATATGACTGCTGCGTGCTGATCTTCTTGTTGCTCTTGAAACCCGGCATTTTTTCATTGAAGACACTGGATGTATTACTGCTTTGATGATTAACAGGTCTGTCTGACTAATGAAAGTATACAACACTTTTAAGGTAATGGTGTTTCAGAAAAGTATCTAACATTGgcgtttaatatttttcttaggGCTTTGAGTAAATCTGAATTTGAAGATGTTCGGAAGCTTGCTGCAGAGCTTTGTGGAAGACTTCACCCCGAGGTAGCCACAACTTCGTACTCAAACTGATCTTTCAGCTAATAAAGGAAATATATCTTCACTCACATAGTCAACATCTCCTTAAAAAGTGAAGTAAACTCTACATATATATCATATGTGAGGAAATTGCATATACTGTCTGTTCAGTTCTACCGGTTACAACAGTGCCTATTTAGTATAGTAATTTATATGATCCGAAAACTTGCTCAACTAAGATAAATTTACTTGTTTTGTCAATTGCAGGTCCTTATTCCGATTTTGTCATCTCAGTTGGAATCTGCTACTAATGCTAAAGACACGTTAAAGATCAAAGTTTGCCTCTTTTCCCTTTGTACATGTCTTATGGTAGGAGTTATCTCATGCATCCAATTTGTTATGTTATATACTAAAACGAAAGTATGCCTTTTTATCTCCAACTATGCATTCACATTAACTGCTTGTTCACGTGATTAGGTTAGAGGCAACAATGCTTATAGACATCCTGATTTACTcagaataagaaaaacaataacaaTTGTACTGTCATGGGTATCAGCAGACGGAGATGAAAGTAAGCAAATACTTTACCTTCTTTGCTGAGTTTCTTCCTCACTCTAACAGATTGCTTTAATGGTTTTCTTCA
This window contains:
- the LOC125207088 gene encoding uncharacterized protein LOC125207088, translating into MELEEEREIIGLRPGSGSGPVVAATVGRAMTTLLSLKPKKLQDAISTLNPSPNYAPITVSVEQSLWFLHKYVGEAAEKGDHLDHVLVPMFQHSLMVRDSKRGNQAMILLNWFFQDETSVEAILRNVSDIISRRDDHYVALGWCILARSLIEYENVVSDITTNAIRQAHDMILKTLSSSIPHLLSKLSNGSIMRDGFELPTRLAVSAADFVLSLTVALTRKDPPSNGNNITKKLKSSFIGAKSQPSNSLHAATIDRNENAIRETSEVSSTPDLKMLLWNNLNELITLVKKLADWSRKSRYLHGEGLERVCTWLQELNQQYDCFQKQTELHMLKTGSLLLSSCWKHYGMLMFLEDSKFSQQYKELLDQYLSGIKFYAENQAEEPDIGKSSKLETVNFFLNCLMLLLGRLNGQQFENAITESGPQLSEILISQLRCADEDVIDGTTTIFKAVILNTNHMLSRRSLRDDRQIDAFLPTLLNLLDEQDAAAKAIVKLLAEYCSICSDRKCLNEVLKRIYSKNSVQRRNAVDVVAYLIHIASGSEDTLSEVEWQDIANQLLKCFGDEDEAIQNQAANLIPKIDPRYVLPRLAELSCSSHENIQTSAAITLITLLVNHKEESDILCMLLDCLSKLAQNTDSDASVVTKAGLTLDSDRLLKLLPEWAKHVEDWHVIVGPLVDKMLAEPSNAVIVRFLSHISEYLAEAADLVFNRLILYMSEHNDVNDSYSKGKGESRETDSNTEALKHENLFIRLCPLLIIRLLPLKVFDDLNAPLVYGKSLNNSETQETRHFFIEDTGCITALMINRALSKSEFEDVRKLAAELCGRLHPEVLIPILSSQLESATNAKDTLKIKVCLFSLCTCLMVRGNNAYRHPDLLRIRKTITIVLSWVSADGDEISKAQHGCIDSLALMVCTELQAPESSKGTVISGDSVIAYVINQLTDDKEPIHAESIGVVGREDAATRLLTFRLCMANVLISACQKIPETGKKSYAKRITPRVIRSIKVVKDAEIRAACIQVLFTVAYNLKSLILPYSKDLLNIALTSLKQGSEKEKMGGAKLLMCLMASEEEVVESISGGLLEATMLLRNLSTTDPCAQVEYRAFRY